A single genomic interval of Gimesia chilikensis harbors:
- a CDS encoding M20 metallopeptidase family protein — MASFSIDQTESRAFYQSLTKQLHEKLDELEPTLIQTRRTLHQKPEISGEEKETSQLICNTLREIGLEPRLMNNDIGVVADMTLGTPAQNAPLIAIRADIDALRITDLKEVDYCSHNPGVGHLCGHDAHTSIALGVALASNRVAELFQSEWPGQGLRLRFIFQPAEEICMGARWMVEQGALEGVSAIIGLHMDPEIQAGTANIRYGVMTAFCDEVHFEIHGRGGHAARPHHGNDPITTAAQLISSLYQNLPRSIDSRMPAVFTIGQISSGLAPNVIPEIAELKGSLRSTNDQAREVLHNRIQNIASGVAQSTNTRIEVLFKSPLPAVVNDKTISAALEQASIDVLGMEQVGLIDLPSMGGEDFSIYLQHVPGSMLRLGCARPDQKTVFLHSPYFDIDERVLKIGSRILLQAALLLSLNPQLIQKGN, encoded by the coding sequence GTGGCCTCATTCTCAATTGATCAGACGGAAAGCCGAGCCTTTTATCAGTCACTTACGAAACAGCTGCATGAGAAGTTGGACGAGCTCGAGCCAACACTCATTCAAACACGACGCACACTGCATCAGAAACCGGAAATCAGCGGGGAAGAAAAAGAGACTTCGCAACTGATCTGCAACACGCTGCGGGAGATCGGCCTGGAACCGCGACTGATGAATAACGACATCGGCGTGGTCGCCGACATGACGCTGGGAACGCCGGCCCAGAACGCACCGCTGATCGCGATTCGGGCCGACATCGATGCCCTGCGGATCACGGACCTCAAAGAGGTCGATTACTGCTCGCATAATCCAGGCGTCGGTCACCTGTGCGGCCATGATGCTCACACGTCGATTGCCCTGGGTGTGGCGCTCGCCTCGAACCGGGTTGCGGAGTTGTTCCAGAGCGAATGGCCGGGCCAGGGATTACGGCTGCGGTTCATTTTTCAACCGGCAGAAGAGATCTGCATGGGTGCCCGCTGGATGGTGGAACAGGGGGCCCTGGAAGGGGTGAGTGCGATCATCGGGCTGCACATGGATCCGGAAATCCAGGCAGGAACGGCAAACATCCGCTATGGCGTGATGACGGCGTTCTGCGATGAAGTCCATTTTGAAATTCATGGGCGCGGCGGACACGCGGCCCGTCCGCATCATGGAAATGATCCGATCACCACGGCAGCCCAACTGATTTCGAGCCTGTATCAGAACCTGCCCCGCTCGATTGACTCGCGTATGCCGGCGGTGTTCACCATTGGTCAGATCTCCTCGGGGCTGGCACCGAATGTGATTCCCGAAATTGCGGAACTGAAAGGGAGCCTGCGTTCCACCAACGACCAGGCACGCGAAGTCCTGCACAATCGAATTCAGAATATTGCCAGCGGCGTCGCGCAGAGTACGAACACCCGGATCGAGGTATTGTTCAAATCGCCTTTGCCCGCGGTCGTGAATGACAAAACGATTTCGGCTGCCCTGGAACAGGCGTCGATCGACGTGCTGGGCATGGAACAGGTTGGTCTGATCGATCTGCCCAGCATGGGTGGTGAAGATTTTTCCATTTATCTGCAGCATGTCCCCGGTTCGATGTTGCGACTGGGTTGTGCCCGTCCCGATCAAAAAACCGTGTTTTTGCATTCTCCCTATTTCGATATCGATGAGCGTGTGCTTAAAATAGGAAGTCGCATCTTACTGCAGGCTGCTCTGCTGCTTTCGCTCAACCCGCAACTCATCCAAAAAGGGAATTAG
- a CDS encoding carboxylate-amine ligase has protein sequence MGTLSFARNDYPTLGVELELQLVDAETFALSNSVSELLSGLPEGMGQSIKPELMQSYLEINTGVCRTVSDVRKDLTRKLEAVTNVADELGLKLFWAATHPFSSWRDQKITVNDRYYELVELMQDVARRLVTFGLHVHVGVDSGDKAVMVCDRMLRYLPLLLALSSNSPFWENRNTGLHSNRSKIMEGLPTAGLPPNMRNYSEYTWLINHLISTGFINTIREIWWDIRPHHNFGTVEIRVCDMPANLEQVLSIAAFVQCLVKCISDEIDEGAYQLQHHPMMVQQNKWRATRYGIDASLVNSDSYQLYSVLDSTTHLVDLVSPMSERLECTDELQRIYDLVHNSGAKRQLAIMEETNDKREVVKRMIEENSLF, from the coding sequence ATGGGGACCCTCTCTTTTGCCCGTAACGATTATCCGACCCTGGGTGTGGAACTGGAACTGCAGCTCGTCGATGCGGAGACGTTTGCCCTTTCGAATTCAGTTTCGGAACTGTTAAGTGGGCTGCCCGAGGGAATGGGCCAGTCGATCAAACCGGAGCTGATGCAGAGCTACCTGGAGATCAACACGGGCGTCTGTCGGACGGTGAGCGATGTCCGCAAAGACCTGACACGCAAACTGGAAGCGGTAACCAATGTCGCCGACGAGCTGGGGCTGAAGCTGTTCTGGGCCGCGACGCACCCCTTCTCTTCCTGGCGGGATCAGAAGATAACGGTCAACGATCGTTATTACGAACTTGTGGAACTGATGCAGGACGTGGCCCGCCGCCTGGTGACCTTCGGACTGCACGTGCATGTGGGCGTTGATTCGGGCGACAAAGCGGTGATGGTCTGCGACCGGATGCTGCGTTACCTGCCACTGCTGCTGGCACTCTCGTCGAACTCGCCGTTCTGGGAGAACCGCAACACGGGCCTGCATTCGAACCGCTCCAAGATCATGGAAGGCCTGCCGACCGCGGGGCTGCCGCCGAACATGCGGAACTACAGCGAATACACGTGGCTGATCAACCACCTGATCAGTACGGGGTTCATCAATACGATCCGCGAAATCTGGTGGGACATCCGTCCGCATCATAATTTCGGCACCGTGGAAATCCGCGTGTGCGACATGCCGGCCAACCTGGAGCAGGTGCTGTCGATCGCCGCGTTCGTGCAGTGCCTGGTGAAATGCATTTCGGATGAAATCGACGAAGGCGCCTACCAGTTGCAGCATCACCCGATGATGGTGCAGCAGAACAAGTGGCGGGCGACCCGCTACGGCATCGACGCGAGCCTGGTCAACAGTGACAGTTACCAGCTGTATTCGGTACTCGATTCGACGACGCACCTGGTCGACCTGGTCTCTCCGATGTCGGAACGTCTGGAGTGTACGGACGAATTACAGCGGATCTACGATCTGGTTCATAACTCCGGTGCCAAGCGGCAGTTGGCCATCATGGAAGAGACCAATGATAAACGGGAAGTCGTGAAACGGATGATCGAGGAAAATAGCCTCTTCTGA